ACCAGTTCTGACATCAGGACGCAGGTGGCTCCAGCGTGGGATTTGGAAAACAACACTTACTAACCAAATAGCAATTATTGCTTACTTAATAGGAATTCCGCCGGAGCAAATTGCTCACTGGTATCGCCGCCTCTAAAGAGAGCAGGGGGAGCAGGGGGAGCAGGGGGAGATATATTTTCATTCCCTAACCCCTAACCCCTCGCCCCTCGCCCCTAGTTTAGTCAAGCAGCAGCAGTAGCGTAACGAACCAGCTGTGCTAGTCGCTGACGTAAGGTTTCTAAACCGAAGCGTTTATCCGCTGAAATAAACACCGCCTGGGGAAACTCTTCTTGAGCCAGTGCTAAAGTGTCACTATCCACTTGATCGATCTTGTTCAGGGCAACCATTGCTGGACCAGGAGCTACCGGCATTTCTGACAAAATGCTCATGACTGAACGAATCTGACTTTGCCAAGCGGGATGAGACAGATCTACCACATGCAACAAAGCATCAGCTTCTGTGACTTCCTCCAGTGTGGCTCGGAAGGCATCCATTAACGAAGCAGGCAATTCATGAATAAACCCTACTGTGTCTGTAAGTACAATCGTTTGGGGTTCGCCAGTTACAGCATCAGGAATTACCAGGCGTCGCGTGGTAGGGTCAAGCGTAGCAAATAGCTGATCGGCGGTGTAAACTTCAGCATTAGTTAGTGCATTCAGCAGCGTGGACTTACCAGCGTTGGTGTAGCCAACTATAGCCAATGACGGAACTTCGTGATGTTGACGCTGCTGTCGTAGCCGTGAACGGTGGGCTTGCAGTTGATCTACTTCCTGTTGCAGTCGGGCAATGCGACGACTAATGGCGCGGCGCTCGGTTTCCAGTTTTGTTTCACCAGGTCCACGAGTACCAATCCCTCCACCCAAGCGGGACATTGCTTGACCTCTACCAGTCAGTCGGGGCAGCATGTACTCTAGTTGCGCGAGTTCTACTTGCAATTTCCCAGCCCGCGATTGAGCACGTTGAGCAAAGATATCTAAAATGACTTCAGTGCGGTCAACGACACGTAAGCCGATTTGTGTTTCTAAGTTACGAACCTGAGCCGGTGAGAGGTCGCGGTCAAATACAACTAAATTAGCTCCGAGTGTTTGCGCCGTCAGGGCAATTTCTTGGACTTTGCCTTCACCGACTACAGTCTGAGGATGGATGCGCGATCGCTTTTGCTTTACTGTCTGCAATACCTCTCCCCCAGCGGTGTTTACCAACCGCGCCAACTCCTCTAAAGTGTCTTGAAACTGCTGTGGCGTCGTATCGCTCATTACACCCACTAGTAGCACGCGATCGTGGTCAGTGTCTGCCTGCTGAGCGACAAACTCCCGCCGAAACTCCGCTTCCAGTCCTTCTACTAGATCCAGAAAATCTTGATTGACCAAAATATCCAGACTTAAGGACGACGATACACTCCAAGTGGCACCTGAGTCAGTACTTTGTTTGAATTCTTGGTTAGTATTAAGTACCAAGTGAGCTAGATAGGTTTCTTTCACATAACCCGTAGCTCCACCACCTCGTTTTTGAAATCCAGACCTAGCGATATTCAGCACTACTAGGGTATCTAGCCGCTGGAGGGCCATTGCTGTCAATGCAGCTTCGTTAGGCGGTTCTGGTTTTAGTTGGGTAGCAATGCACCGAATACCACTAAGCCGTTCCGCGCCATATCGGGGTAGTTCTAGAGGAGGGATTTGGGTTTGACGGGGTGTACCTACACCTACGCGAATGATCTGTCCCCGGCGATTAACGTAAGCACATACTGGTTGATTAATATCTGTGCTAATTGCCGCTACTCGCTGAGCAAATTCAGGCGTAGTAATGCGATCGCCTGGTAGTCGCTGATGGTACAACCGCTGTAGTTGTTTAAGCTGACTAGATTTTAAACCTTGCAGGTTGCCGTAGATAGTCTCTATAAGCGTCTCTGACCAGATGATCTGGTCTCCGAATCCAACAATTCTATTTTACTCAAACTCAACTAGTCCGAGAAGCTGAAGAAATATCATTGTTTATTTCTGATGATGCACCTCAATTACCGTGTGAACATTACCACGCGGGGCAAAATCTCCCTTAATCGTGACTTCTAGAGGATCGCAAGCGGCAACAAAATCATCCAGAATTTGATTGATTGATTCCTCATGGGAGATGTAGCGATCGCGGTAACTGTTGATGTAAAGCTTGATCGCCTTCAATTCCACCACCCGCCGATCGGGAACGTAGGTAACGTGAATCGTCGCAAAGTCAGGATAGCCAGAAAATGGACACTTACAGGTAAATTCCGGTAATGTAATCTGAATATCGTACCTACGTCCGATCCGTGGATTAGGAAAGGTAATCAGCTGCCCCTGGGCAATCTGGCGTTCACCATACTTCATCTCCAGCGTGGGTGAGTGAGTACCAGAATTAGAGCCAACTTCAGGTGATGGCTCTGGTAAAAATTGGGAGTCGTTCTGCATCATTAAAAATTGATTTGGGTTAAAGAGCGCGTTGTATTTACGAAAAATAGTCTGATTGTTGCCAGTCTGGGCATTTTTCGTCCTCCCAACCATAGGGATGCATAGCGCAAATTAACAAATTTCCTCCGTGTACTTGACCGTGATAGTGACGACAACCAATACAGGCAGGATTTTTTTGGGGAGTAGGTTCTACGATATAAGAAAAAGGCTGATCTAATTGGGTGACATCGTCGAGCTCCCAGTAAGCTTCAAACAGCGGTTCAGCTAGATCATTTAAATACTGATCGAGCTCAGTAATAATGGTAGTTTGTAGTTGCTCTGCGAGTTCTTCTGATATCTCAAACAGCGAGTCCACCATTTCAGTAACTCCTACGAAGAACTGTTCCACTTCATCTGCAACTGTTCCTACTAGCTCAGAAAAATCTTTTTGCCACTTTTCCATAAGCTTCTACGCGCTCATTCGTTATTAATTGAACTTTTAGAGCCGCATAGGTTTAAACAGCCAGCGCCCCCTGATTAATTTATAGATCTGAAAGGGTTTAATTGGTGCGATCTCCTACCTGGTTGCAACCTAAATTAAACAAATGGCTGTTTCAGCTGTTCTAACAATTTAATGATTACCGATCGCGTTGGAGACGTCGCAGTTCTTCCTGTAGTTCTATAACTTGATCCCGTAGCCTGTCCACATCCTGATCTGAGGACGCAGAGGTAGTTTGCGGCTCTTCATCTTCAGAAAGAATTTCTATTTTGCGTGGCTCAGTGGGGGAAGTACCAGTGGCTGGGGCAGAAGCAGAAGGCTGTTGGGCTTGCTTCATCATATCTTCGACAAAGCGTTTAGCTTCTTCTGTAGTCATCTCACCCTTAGCAACCATTTCATCTGCCAATTTCTGAACTTGCGATCGCAGTTCTCCTAATTTTCCCCCGGCTTTCTCGCCCGCGTAAGAAGCTAGTCCAACACCCAGGTAAAACGCCTTTTGTACAATATCTCCAAAACCAGGCATGGCAGTTGCCGTCTCCCTAAAACTAGGCGACCCGGAGACCACGCCTACCGCAAGCATCCCGTATTGCTGCTACCTTCCGGTCCTGACAAGGTTTGGGCGTTGCGATCGCGTGGATCCAGGTCTACTAACAGCATAGCATATGAACTACCCTGTCTACAGGTTGGTGTTGCTTATGCTTGATTTACCAAACTTCAGAAGCAGGGGATTGCGCGGCAACATTCTGTTCAATATTCACCGCCTTAACAGCTATCCATACCTTTAGCCTGCTAACAATTTAGAATATTGAGACAGGCACGATCACAGAGTTAGCAGGAGTATCATCCGTGGATTCCCGTTACAACCCCGCAGCAGTCGAGGAAAAGTGGCAACAAACTTGGGCAGAACAAGGTTTAGATCAGACCGATGAAAACAAAGATCAGCCGAAATTCTATGCCCTATCGATGTTTCCCTATCCATCGGGTAGCCTGCATATGGGTCATGTCCGTAACTACGTGATTACGGATGTGATTGCTAGACTCAAGCGGATGCAAGGGTATCGTGTACTACACCCAATGGGGTGGGATGCTTTTGGTTTACCTGCAGAAAACGCGGCGATTGAGCGGAATATTCCTCCGGCAAAGTGGACTTATCAAAATATTGCCCAGATGCGGCAGCAGTTGCAACGGCTGGGGTTGTCGATTGATTGGAGCCGGGAAGTTGCCACCTGTTCGCCAGATTATTACAAGTGGACGCAGTGGATTTTCTTGCAGTTGCTCAAAACGGGTCTAGCTTACCAAAAAGAAGCAGCAGTTAATTGGGACCCAATCGATCAAACTGTGTTGGCAAATGAGCAAGTAGATAATGAGGGACGCTCCTGGCGATCGGGTGCCAAAGTTGAGCGGAAACTGCTGCGTCAATGGTTCCTCAAAATTACCGACTACGCCGAACAGTTGCTGAATGACCTTGACAAGTTGACTGGTTGGCCGGAGCGAGTCAAGCTGATGCAAGCCAACTGGATTGGTAAATCTGTAGGGGCATACCTGGAGTTTCCCATTATTGGCGTAGAGGAAAAAATTGGTGTCTTTACCACCAGACCTGATACGGTCTATGGTGTGACCTACGTTGTTTTAGCGCCAGAGCATCCCCTGACTCGTCGCGTTACCACACCAGAACAGCAAGCGACGGTAGAAGCATTTATTCAAGAAGTTTCCGCTCAAAGTGAATTAGAACGAACTGCTGAAGACAAACCTAAGCGGGGGATTCCAACTGGGGGTAAGGCAGTTAATCCTTTTACAGGCGAAGAGATTTCAATTTGGATTGCTGACTATGTGCTGTATGAATACGGAACCGGGGCAGTGATGGGAGTTCCAGCCCATGATGCACGAGATTTTCAGTTTGCGAAAGGTAATCAGCTGCCGATTAAAGTCGTAATTGTTCCAACTGATGCAGCTGAAGAAGCCGCAACGGCTATTAAGGCAGCTTACACTGAGCCGGGCATCGTAGTTAATTCTGATGTCTTTAGTGGCATGTCTTCCAGCGATGCAAAAGAAGCGATCGTTCAATATGCGGAAAGACAAGGTTTTGGTAAAGCCAGGGTGCAATATCGCCTCCGGGATTGGTTAATCTCACGGCAACGTTACTGGGGCGCACCCATTCCAGTCATTCACTGTCCCAACTGTGGCATTGTACCAGTGCCGGATTCAGACTTGCCGGTTCAATTGCCGGAAGATGTGACTTTTTCGGGTCGCGGTGCTTCGCCATTAGCTAAATTGGAAAATTGGGTTAATGTGCCTTGTCCCACCTGTGGCACTCCAGCCAAACGAGAGACCGACACGATGGATACGTTTATTGATTCATCGTGGTACTTCTTACGCTATCCCGATGCTAATAATGACCAGCAGGTTTTTGATCCAGCCACGACAAATGATTGGATGCCAGTAGATCAATATGTAGGTGGAATTGAACACGCGATTTTGCATTTGTTGTATTCGCGCTTCTTTACCAAAGTGTTGCGCGATCGCGCCTTATTAAACTTTGACGAACCCTTTCAACGTCTCTTAACTCAAGGCATGGTTCAGGGTATCACCTACAAAAATCCAGTTACTGGCAAGTACATTCCTCCTGCTCAAGTAGACTCAGCCGACCCTAAAGATCCAGAGACTGGGGAAGGACTGGAGGTCTTCTATGAAAAAATGTCCAAGTCAAAATACAACGGCGTTGACCCAGAGGAGGTCTTGGCGAAGTATGGAGCAGATACTGCTCGAATGTTCATTTTATTTAAAGCGCCGCCAGAAAAAGATTTGGAATGGGATGATGCCGATGTGGAAGGGCAATTCCGGTTTTTAAATCGGGTTTGGCGTTTAGTAACAGATTTTAGCGGTCAAGCCAACGCAAAAGAACAATCTAAAATCCAAAATCCAAAATCTAAAATCGAGAAGGATTTGCGGCGGGCGATTCACACGGCAATTAAGAATGTTACAGAAGACTTAGAGGGGGAATATCAATTTAATACAGCTGTTTCAGAATTGATGAAGTTGAGTAATGCCCTGGCTGATGCTAGTTGCAAAGATTCGCCAGTTTATGCCGAAGGGATTGCTACACTGATTTTACTACTATCCCCGTTTGCGCCTCATATTGCTGATGAGTTGTGGCAGGCGATCGGTAATGCTGATTTAGTCCATACCCAGACTTGGCCTAAATTTGATCCAGCTGCCTTAGTTGCTGATGAAGTAACTTTGGTAATTCAGATCATGGGTAAAACTAGAGGCACAATTCAAGTTCCGGCACAGGCAGACAAGCAAGAACTGGAACAGTACGCTCGTAATTCAGATGTTGCTCAGCGCTATATAGAAGGGAAGGAAATTAAGAAGGTGATTGTGGTGCCTGGGAAGTTGGTGAATTTTGTGGTTGGTTGAGGTGACTAGTGAACAGTAATTGATGGCACCCAACTTCTATCCTCCCCGCGTTAACCCATTTCTGGTTAGACTAGCCCAGTTCATCGCTCCTTGTGGAGCAAGCTGGTTCTATCAATTTGAACTAGTTGTGAGTCCTGAGTGTCTGGAAAAGATTCGTTCGCTGAAAAATCAAAGGCTGCTCCTACTGCCAAATCACCCCACATTTCAAGACCCGATTGTCATGTTCCTGCTCTCTGCCAAGTTAGGGCAGACGTTTTACTACTTAGCAGCTTATGAACTACTCAGTGAGGCAGTCGGTGGTATTCTACAAAGGTTAGGAGTGTATTCTATCCGGCGGGGTTTAGTGGATCGCCCCAGCATCGCGCAGACGTTGGAACTATTAACTCAGCCTGGTTGCCGTCTAGTCGTTTTTCCAGAGGGGGGATGTTCCTTTCAGAACGATACTGTCATGCCTTTTCGAGTAGGAGCCGTGCAAATTGCCTTTCAGGCGATGAGTAAAATGGTCAAGCAGGGTGAACCACTACCCGATCTCTATGCGGTACCAGTCAGCATCAAGTATCGCTACACCCAGGACATGAATGAGGTGATCGATCAGACGCTGAACCGACTTGAGCAGGCATTGAATTTGAATGTAGTTTCTGGCTCTAGTTCCTATGAGCGGCTACAGGCGATCGCAGATCGAGTTCTGGTCAAGGTTGAGCAAGACTATGGACTGCATTCACCCGCAACAAATCAACAAACTTGGGATCAACGCATCTCCCTACTAAGAACTCATATTCTAGAGAAATGCGAGCAACAGCTGGGAATCGTGTCTAACCCAAAGGAACTGGCACGGGAGCGTACCTACAGAATTGAGTATACCCTAGAGACTAAAGCTGATCAGTTTGAGTCTGAAGCAGCAATGCCGGAATCTAACACTCCAGAGGATGATCGTGCCAGCAATTTGGCGTTAATTAAGAAGTCAGTAAAACGCCTATTAAACTTTGACGCGATTTATGACGGCTACGTTGCCGAGAATCCCACACCGGAAAGGTTTTTAGATACGCTTACGCGACTAGAACGAGAAGTGTTTGATATTGACAAACCTCCAGCCAAGGGGTATAGACAAGCAAGAATTAAGATTGGGGAACCTCTGAACCTAAAGGATGTGTTTGCAGACTATCGACGCGATCGCGCTGATACTGTTAATGCTGTCACACTCAAGATTCAGCAGGCTGTACAACAGAATCTTGACCTGCTGAATCAGGAAACTGAAAAACATCACTAAAATCCAAAAGTGATAGCCAACTTTATGACTGGAGGATTAATTGTCCCAAGTGTTTTAAGATTCTCAGAACCTCGTAAAGATTATTGCGATACTGCGATCGCGTCGCGAATAAATCAGAAATACCGTACTGCTTGCTTAATGTTTTGACAAACAAATAGCTGCTGCCGTTCGTTACCATGCCATAAAGCGGTTGTTCTGGCTCTGAATGCGCTGCCATGTAAGCCAAGCTTTGGGGAATCGCCAGCTCTAAATCAAACGTAGTCTTTTTCGACTCAATCAGCACAATCCACAGTTTGTCCTGCAACACTAGCGCATCAATTCGCCCCCGTAAAATCTCTCCGTTGTCCCCTTCTGCCTCAATCTCAACCGGAACCTCTGTCCTGAACTTGTAAGGCGCTTGATAGAAACCTGCTAACTCTAGTAATGGCGACAGCACTACCATTTTGATGGTTTCTTCCAGTAGAATTCCATCCGAAACTTGGTAGAGATAGTTGCGTCGTACTTGCTCTAATCGAGCCTGCTCTGTGTCGCTCAGTGCAGGTAATTCAGCCATCCATTCGGTGAAAAATTGGCTATCCTCGCTCAGAGTTAGCCCTAGTTTCTCTTGAACTTGACGAAACGTCGTAATATTTTCTCCGATGGCTAGACTTCTGGTCATGAGTTAACACTATGGGATCTACTTATTCTACAGCCCTACTTCAGGCTAACAATACCGCGCTTGAGTGCCAGGCTCACTGCCGTTTTGCCTATAACCTTTTAGTAGCAATGATGAAACGATAAAGTGATATTAATCCAGAGAAGTTGAAGCAGCTTGGCAAGTACGCAGCAATACCAGAAAAATGAAAATTTTTGTCCCAGGTCGCCTTTGTCTATTTGGCGAACACAGCGATTGGGCGGGAGGCTACCGTCATATTAATACAAATCTGGAAAAGGGCTATACACTGCTGGTAGGGACTAATCAGGGAATTTATGCTGAGGTAAAGTCTCATCCAACCGAGCTAATTGTTCATACCTCGCTAAGTAACGGTATACATAAAACACTTCAGCTACCGATAGAAAAACAAACTTTACTTGCTGAAGCCCAAAAAGGCGGTTTTTTCAGTTACGTTGCTGGCGTTGCCTACCAATTTCTCACTCACTACCCAGTGGGAGGGCTAGAAATTGACAACTACTTGACAGACTTACCCGTCCAAAAAGGGTTGTCATCGAGTGCTGCAATTTGTGTCCTTGTGGCTCGTGCCTTCAATTGGGTTTATGACTTAAAGATGACTATTCGGGAGGAGATGGAGTTTGCCTATTTAGGGGAGGCTCTTTATGGATTCCAGGGATCTAGAGTTTCGGTGGCAGTCAGGAGGGTATAATACCTACTCTGATTAGCTTCGAGAACTGACCAATCTGTGACCATCCCTGTGCTGATTAATCTCCAAACCTTGATTGACGAACAAAAGTGCTATGAAACCGTGCGCCAGCTACGATGGTCAGAAGGTGTAACTTGTAGCAAATGTAATTCACAGCGTGTGGTCAAACGAGGTTTCGATGAGACTCAGCCTCATCGTCAGCGATACCAGTGTCAGGCGATGCCTTTCCCGATTCGACGACTTGAGTGGTACGATTCTGGCTGGTCATCATCAGCCCTTGCAGACCTGGATTCTCTGTCTGTACTTGATGGGCTTAAATCTCTCGACACACCAAATTGCTCAAGAACTCGACCTGAACAAGGATGACGCGCAGCAGATGACTTGTCAACTGCGAATGGGCATTGTGGAGAAGAAACCCGAAGTCATTTTGAAAGGAGAAGTGGAATTGGACGAACTCTACTTGATTGCTGGTTTCAAAGGTCAGCCATCCGAAGTGAGAAAAAGGGGCGACTTGGTCGCCCAAGGCGGTTGAAAGCCAAGCCAGGGCGAGGAACATTGGCACAAGAAAAGCCTCCCATTTTCGGCATGATTCAGCGAGGAGGAGAGGTTGTTGTGCAGATGCTGTCCAACCTTAAGCAAGCAACTATTGCACCTGTGATTCAGAAGATGGTCTCACCTGGTACGCTCATCTACACCGACGAATACAGCATCTATGCTCGCATAACTGAGTGGGGATATGGTCACAAGACAGTGAATCATGGACAAGGGGAATATGCTCGGGACGAGGATGGAGACGGGTTTTACGAAGTCCACGTCAATACGATGGAAGGCTTCTGGTCATTGTTACGTTCTTGGTTGAGACCACACCGAGGGATTTCCCAAGATAAACTGCCGCTCTATTTGGGTTTTTTTGAGTTCGTTCACAATGTCAGAAAACGGGGTAAAACCCTGTTGTCATCTCTATTAGAGTGCCTTCTTAGCTAGATCCCTGGAATCCATAAAGAGCCTTAGGGGAAATTACTACTCCTTCCCGCTGTGGAAGAATGGATCAGGCTTGCGCTTATGGAAATCGTCCAATATTGATGATTTTTGATGGCGATCGCACAGATGTCATTCAACTAAACGTACCAAAGGATTTGTTCTTTGTCATTGTGGATCTGGGTGCTGGGAAAAATACGCAGGAAATTCTGAGTAGCTTAAATCAGTGTTATCCTGTTGCCAGCAATGAAGTACAAGAAAATGTTCAGAGATATCTCGGTTCTATCAGCGCTCAGATTACTCAAACAGCGGTTAGGGCTATACAAGAGGGTGATGCTGAACAAATCGGCAGTTTAATGAAAAAAGCTCAGACTGAATTTGACAAGCATTTGATACCTGCTTGCCCATCACAATTAACTGCTTCTGTACTGCACCAAATCCTAAATTATGAACCAATTCAGCCCTACATTCTGGGAGGCAAAGGTGTTGGTTCGCAAGGTGATGGAACAGCACAATTTATAGTTAAAGACGAAAAAAATCAACAAAAAGTTATTGAAATTATTCAGTGCAGTTTTACTCAAATGCAAGCTTTAAAGTTAACGATTTATGCAAAAAGATAAAATTCGTAAAGCTGTTATCCCTGCTGCTGGTTTTGGTACTCGTTTATTCCCAGCCACCAAAGTTGTTAAGAAAGAACTTTTTCCAATTATCGATCGTGATGGTCGGGCTAAGCCTGTAATTCAAGTAATTGTTGAAGAAGCAACTAATGCTGGGATTGAAGAAGTTGGGATTGTGGTACAAGCAGGCGATCGCTCATTGTTTGAGAATTTCTTTAAATCGCCAATAAAAAAAGAACTTTTCAACAAATTATCACCGCAAAATCAGGAATATAGTCAGTATCTCCAAGATTTAGGCAACAGAATTACCATTCTGACGCAGGAAGAACAAGAAGGGTACGGTCATGCAGTATTCTGTGCCAAAGAATGGGTGAAAGATGAGCCATTTCTCTTAATGTTGGGCGATCATATTTACTCATCTGACACTGAAAAATCTTGTGCAGGTCAAGTTTTAGATATTTATGAAAAAGTTAATCAAAACGTTATTGGCTTGACTACCATGCCAGCAGAAATTATTCATAAAGCTGGTTGCGTTACAGGAGGCTGGCAGGATTTAAACTCGATGCTGACGGTGACGCAAGTTTGCGAAAAGCCTGACATTGAGTATGCGCGCAAGCATCTCCGTGTAGAGGGAATGGCAGAAGATCAGTTTCTCTGTATATTCGGCTTGTATGTACTTACGCCGAAAATTTTTGATTACTTGGAAGAACACATCAGCAACAACATCCGCGAACGAGGTGAGTTTCAGTTAACATCCTGCCTCGATAGATTGCGTCAGGAAGAGGGAATGACAGGATATGTTGTCAAAGGACAATGTTTTGACACCGGATTGCCAGATACCTATCGGCAGACCATAATTGATTTTAGAAATGTAGGTTAGTCGTTGGACTGGGAGAAGGCAGTTCAGCAACGTGCTGAACGCGGCAACATGAACTGGTAATTTTCCGGTGCAAAAGCGCCACGAACCATTAGCCAAGCCTCATCTAGGACATGAGGAAACGCTTGGAAATTTGCATCCAGGCGGTCGGGACTAAAATAAATCACAACTTCCTCGATATGTTGGGGTATTTTTTCCAGAAGAACTGCTAGCGTGGGGATACTCGTCCCTACTAAATCGAACAGCCGCAGTTGAGTATCTTCTATCTCCAGGCAAACGATTAAATCTAAGTCTTCTATATAGTGCAGGGGACG
This window of the Chroococcidiopsis sp. CCMEE 29 genome carries:
- the hflX gene encoding GTPase HflX gives rise to the protein METIYGNLQGLKSSQLKQLQRLYHQRLPGDRITTPEFAQRVAAISTDINQPVCAYVNRRGQIIRVGVGTPRQTQIPPLELPRYGAERLSGIRCIATQLKPEPPNEAALTAMALQRLDTLVVLNIARSGFQKRGGGATGYVKETYLAHLVLNTNQEFKQSTDSGATWSVSSSLSLDILVNQDFLDLVEGLEAEFRREFVAQQADTDHDRVLLVGVMSDTTPQQFQDTLEELARLVNTAGGEVLQTVKQKRSRIHPQTVVGEGKVQEIALTAQTLGANLVVFDRDLSPAQVRNLETQIGLRVVDRTEVILDIFAQRAQSRAGKLQVELAQLEYMLPRLTGRGQAMSRLGGGIGTRGPGETKLETERRAISRRIARLQQEVDQLQAHRSRLRQQRQHHEVPSLAIVGYTNAGKSTLLNALTNAEVYTADQLFATLDPTTRRLVIPDAVTGEPQTIVLTDTVGFIHELPASLMDAFRATLEEVTEADALLHVVDLSHPAWQSQIRSVMSILSEMPVAPGPAMVALNKIDQVDSDTLALAQEEFPQAVFISADKRFGLETLRQRLAQLVRYATAAA
- the queF gene encoding preQ(1) synthase, encoding MKYGERQIAQGQLITFPNPRIGRRYDIQITLPEFTCKCPFSGYPDFATIHVTYVPDRRVVELKAIKLYINSYRDRYISHEESINQILDDFVAACDPLEVTIKGDFAPRGNVHTVIEVHHQK
- a CDS encoding phasin family protein encodes the protein MPGFGDIVQKAFYLGVGLASYAGEKAGGKLGELRSQVQKLADEMVAKGEMTTEEAKRFVEDMMKQAQQPSASAPATGTSPTEPRKIEILSEDEEPQTTSASSDQDVDRLRDQVIELQEELRRLQRDR
- the leuS gene encoding leucine--tRNA ligase; the encoded protein is MDSRYNPAAVEEKWQQTWAEQGLDQTDENKDQPKFYALSMFPYPSGSLHMGHVRNYVITDVIARLKRMQGYRVLHPMGWDAFGLPAENAAIERNIPPAKWTYQNIAQMRQQLQRLGLSIDWSREVATCSPDYYKWTQWIFLQLLKTGLAYQKEAAVNWDPIDQTVLANEQVDNEGRSWRSGAKVERKLLRQWFLKITDYAEQLLNDLDKLTGWPERVKLMQANWIGKSVGAYLEFPIIGVEEKIGVFTTRPDTVYGVTYVVLAPEHPLTRRVTTPEQQATVEAFIQEVSAQSELERTAEDKPKRGIPTGGKAVNPFTGEEISIWIADYVLYEYGTGAVMGVPAHDARDFQFAKGNQLPIKVVIVPTDAAEEAATAIKAAYTEPGIVVNSDVFSGMSSSDAKEAIVQYAERQGFGKARVQYRLRDWLISRQRYWGAPIPVIHCPNCGIVPVPDSDLPVQLPEDVTFSGRGASPLAKLENWVNVPCPTCGTPAKRETDTMDTFIDSSWYFLRYPDANNDQQVFDPATTNDWMPVDQYVGGIEHAILHLLYSRFFTKVLRDRALLNFDEPFQRLLTQGMVQGITYKNPVTGKYIPPAQVDSADPKDPETGEGLEVFYEKMSKSKYNGVDPEEVLAKYGADTARMFILFKAPPEKDLEWDDADVEGQFRFLNRVWRLVTDFSGQANAKEQSKIQNPKSKIEKDLRRAIHTAIKNVTEDLEGEYQFNTAVSELMKLSNALADASCKDSPVYAEGIATLILLLSPFAPHIADELWQAIGNADLVHTQTWPKFDPAALVADEVTLVIQIMGKTRGTIQVPAQADKQELEQYARNSDVAQRYIEGKEIKKVIVVPGKLVNFVVG
- a CDS encoding 1-acyl-sn-glycerol-3-phosphate acyltransferase, translating into MAPNFYPPRVNPFLVRLAQFIAPCGASWFYQFELVVSPECLEKIRSLKNQRLLLLPNHPTFQDPIVMFLLSAKLGQTFYYLAAYELLSEAVGGILQRLGVYSIRRGLVDRPSIAQTLELLTQPGCRLVVFPEGGCSFQNDTVMPFRVGAVQIAFQAMSKMVKQGEPLPDLYAVPVSIKYRYTQDMNEVIDQTLNRLEQALNLNVVSGSSSYERLQAIADRVLVKVEQDYGLHSPATNQQTWDQRISLLRTHILEKCEQQLGIVSNPKELARERTYRIEYTLETKADQFESEAAMPESNTPEDDRASNLALIKKSVKRLLNFDAIYDGYVAENPTPERFLDTLTRLEREVFDIDKPPAKGYRQARIKIGEPLNLKDVFADYRRDRADTVNAVTLKIQQAVQQNLDLLNQETEKHH
- a CDS encoding PD-(D/E)XK nuclease family protein → MTRSLAIGENITTFRQVQEKLGLTLSEDSQFFTEWMAELPALSDTEQARLEQVRRNYLYQVSDGILLEETIKMVVLSPLLELAGFYQAPYKFRTEVPVEIEAEGDNGEILRGRIDALVLQDKLWIVLIESKKTTFDLELAIPQSLAYMAAHSEPEQPLYGMVTNGSSYLFVKTLSKQYGISDLFATRSQYRNNLYEVLRILKHLGQLILQS
- a CDS encoding UTP--glucose-1-phosphate uridylyltransferase, with translation MQKDKIRKAVIPAAGFGTRLFPATKVVKKELFPIIDRDGRAKPVIQVIVEEATNAGIEEVGIVVQAGDRSLFENFFKSPIKKELFNKLSPQNQEYSQYLQDLGNRITILTQEEQEGYGHAVFCAKEWVKDEPFLLMLGDHIYSSDTEKSCAGQVLDIYEKVNQNVIGLTTMPAEIIHKAGCVTGGWQDLNSMLTVTQVCEKPDIEYARKHLRVEGMAEDQFLCIFGLYVLTPKIFDYLEEHISNNIRERGEFQLTSCLDRLRQEEGMTGYVVKGQCFDTGLPDTYRQTIIDFRNVG